A window of Brachybacterium fresconis contains these coding sequences:
- the glnA gene encoding type I glutamate--ammonia ligase → MFNNPSEVVKYIEEEGVEFIDIRFCDLPGIMQHFNIPASTFDEEAIATGQLFDGSSIRGFQAIHESDMKLVPDLETAYLDPFRERKTLIINFSIVDPFTDEPYSRDPRTVAAKAEEYLKSTGIADTAIFAAEAEFYIFDDVRFKTGVNSGFYSIDSDEAVWNTDRDESDFGGNQGYKTRLKGGYFPVPPNDQMADLRDEICAVLDSTGLEVERAHHEVGTAGQQEINYRFNTLLQAADDVMKFKYVVKSTVWDAGRTATFMPKPLFGDNGSGMHTHQSLWKDGEPLFFDERGYGGLSDIARWYIGGIIEHSPSLTAFTNPTVNSFKRLVPGFEAPVNMVYSARNRSAAIRIPVTGASAKAKRVEFRAPDPSANPYLAFAAQLMAGLDGIRNRIEPPEPIDKDLYELPPEEHKQIKQLPESLGAALDALEADHGFLTEGDVFPEDLIETWIELKRTTEIDPFRYRPHPHEFELYYDI, encoded by the coding sequence GTGTTCAACAATCCCAGCGAGGTCGTGAAGTACATCGAGGAGGAGGGTGTCGAGTTCATCGACATCCGCTTCTGCGACCTGCCCGGCATCATGCAGCACTTCAACATCCCGGCGAGCACCTTCGACGAGGAGGCCATCGCGACCGGCCAGCTCTTCGACGGCTCCTCGATCCGCGGGTTCCAGGCGATCCACGAGTCCGACATGAAGCTCGTCCCGGACCTGGAGACGGCCTATCTCGACCCGTTCCGTGAGCGCAAGACGCTCATCATCAACTTCTCGATCGTGGATCCGTTCACGGATGAGCCCTACTCCCGCGACCCCCGCACCGTCGCGGCGAAGGCCGAGGAGTACCTGAAGTCCACCGGCATCGCCGATACCGCGATCTTCGCCGCCGAGGCCGAGTTCTACATCTTCGACGACGTGCGCTTCAAGACCGGCGTGAACTCCGGCTTCTACAGCATCGACTCCGACGAAGCGGTGTGGAACACCGATCGCGACGAGTCCGACTTCGGCGGCAACCAGGGGTACAAGACGCGTCTGAAGGGCGGCTACTTCCCGGTGCCGCCGAACGACCAGATGGCGGATCTGCGCGACGAGATCTGCGCCGTGCTGGACAGCACGGGCCTCGAGGTGGAGCGCGCCCACCACGAGGTCGGCACCGCCGGCCAGCAGGAGATCAACTACCGCTTCAACACTCTGCTGCAGGCCGCGGACGACGTCATGAAGTTCAAGTACGTCGTCAAGAGCACCGTGTGGGATGCGGGTCGCACGGCGACCTTCATGCCCAAGCCGCTGTTCGGCGACAACGGCTCCGGCATGCACACCCACCAGTCGCTGTGGAAGGACGGAGAGCCGCTGTTCTTCGACGAGCGCGGCTATGGCGGCCTCTCGGACATCGCCCGCTGGTACATCGGCGGCATCATCGAGCACTCCCCCTCGCTGACGGCGTTCACCAACCCCACGGTGAACTCCTTCAAGCGCCTGGTGCCCGGTTTCGAGGCCCCCGTGAACATGGTCTACTCGGCGCGCAACCGCTCCGCCGCGATCCGCATCCCGGTCACCGGCGCCTCGGCCAAGGCCAAGCGCGTGGAGTTCCGTGCGCCGGACCCCTCGGCGAACCCGTACCTGGCCTTCGCCGCGCAGCTGATGGCCGGTCTGGACGGCATCCGCAATCGGATCGAGCCGCCGGAGCCGATCGACAAGGACCTCTACGAGCTGCCGCCGGAGGAGCACAAGCAGATCAAGCAGCTGCCCGAGTCGCTCGGCGCCGCGCTGGACGCGCTCGAGGCGGATCACGGCTTCCTCACCGAGGGCGACGTGTTCCCCGAGGATCTGATCGAGACCTGGATCGAGCTCAAGCGGACCACGGAGATCGATCCGTTCCGGTACCGCCCGCACCCCCACGAGTTCGAGCTCTACTACGACATCTGA
- a CDS encoding DUF4383 domain-containing protein, which translates to MNATVPSGPAHGRGTKDIGRSPVRLAALLCGFVFLVVGVAGFVPGVTTNFDSIGIAARSEAMLLGIFQVSALHNVIHLLYGFAGLTLSRLSGTARLYLLVGGIIYAVLWIYGIVIDKDSTANFVPLNTADDWLHFVLALTMIGLSVLPRHAAPTAAEADRRP; encoded by the coding sequence ATGAACGCCACTGTTCCCAGCGGCCCCGCCCATGGCCGAGGGACCAAGGATATCGGGCGATCGCCCGTGCGATTGGCCGCGTTGCTGTGCGGGTTCGTCTTCCTCGTCGTCGGCGTCGCCGGGTTCGTTCCCGGCGTGACGACGAACTTCGATTCGATAGGGATCGCCGCTCGCTCGGAGGCGATGCTGCTGGGCATCTTCCAGGTGTCCGCGCTGCACAACGTCATCCACCTGCTTTACGGCTTCGCCGGTCTCACACTGTCGAGACTCTCGGGCACGGCGCGGCTCTACCTGCTGGTCGGCGGCATCATCTACGCGGTGCTGTGGATCTACGGCATCGTCATCGACAAAGACTCGACGGCGAATTTCGTGCCGCTGAATACCGCCGATGACTGGTTGCACTTCGTGCTGGCGCTCACCATGATCGGCCTCTCGGTCCTTCCTCGGCATGCCGCGCCTACCGCAGCGGAGGCCGACCGTCGACCCTGA
- a CDS encoding ABC transporter permease gives MSATDRATAARHTHLLEVRPTSPLTGIGALVRLFGRISRRQIIIWALAMVVTVAASVVALKEAYPDQEALDARAALLGNPSAVLMTGPAFARDHYTLWAAVANELFLYVLLAGAIMSILLTVRHTRAEEEAGRLEMLRSLPTGRLAPAAAALVVVAIANLVLGAAVSIAVLVTGAPVLDGIALGAATALTGLVFAGIAAVAAQVTEHGGTASGLALGALAVAFLVRGVGDVIEEEGSWLSWFSPLAWAQQSKVFVEVRWWPLAVSVAAIFVLVALAAVLSRRRDLGSGLRPAAAGPDAASAALRAPGGLARRLVTPMMVTWAIGLFLFAIAFGSLASSLEDMVEQIPTIGEFAPIDVDDLTRSFTGYILLMLALGPVGLIVSGVLRLRSEEQEGRMAGTLLAGIGRITVALRWVVVVTLEVFALQVLLGLGTGIGVWQATGETSWIGESTLAALAYLPAIAFTGALTLALYGLRVRLAGLAWLMVIWAALDTFLGDLLQLPQWARNLSVLHHVPAVPDADLEVTPLAVMAALAVLLTVVGLGALRRRDLVAG, from the coding sequence ATGAGCGCCACGGATCGCGCGACCGCCGCGCGCCACACCCACCTGCTCGAGGTCCGTCCCACCTCCCCGCTGACCGGGATCGGCGCGCTCGTGCGACTGTTCGGCCGCATCTCCCGCCGCCAGATCATCATCTGGGCCCTGGCCATGGTCGTCACCGTCGCCGCCTCGGTGGTGGCGCTGAAGGAGGCCTATCCCGACCAGGAGGCCCTCGACGCCCGCGCCGCGCTGCTGGGCAACCCCTCGGCCGTGCTGATGACCGGACCGGCCTTCGCCCGCGACCACTACACGCTGTGGGCGGCCGTGGCCAACGAGCTGTTCCTCTACGTCCTGCTGGCCGGGGCGATCATGAGCATCCTGCTGACGGTCCGCCACACCCGCGCGGAGGAGGAGGCCGGGCGGTTGGAGATGCTGCGGTCCCTGCCCACGGGGCGTCTGGCTCCCGCTGCGGCGGCGCTCGTCGTGGTGGCGATCGCGAACCTCGTCCTCGGTGCCGCCGTGAGCATCGCCGTGCTGGTCACCGGCGCTCCCGTGCTCGACGGCATCGCGCTCGGGGCGGCGACCGCCCTGACGGGGCTGGTGTTCGCCGGTATCGCCGCCGTGGCCGCGCAGGTGACCGAGCATGGCGGCACCGCGTCCGGCCTCGCCCTCGGAGCCCTCGCCGTCGCCTTCCTGGTGCGCGGCGTGGGCGATGTGATCGAGGAGGAAGGGTCCTGGCTGTCGTGGTTCTCGCCGCTGGCCTGGGCGCAGCAGTCCAAGGTGTTCGTCGAGGTGCGCTGGTGGCCGCTGGCGGTATCCGTCGCCGCGATTTTCGTGCTCGTCGCGCTCGCGGCCGTCCTGTCCCGTCGCCGCGATCTCGGCTCCGGTCTGCGTCCGGCCGCGGCGGGCCCCGACGCGGCGTCCGCGGCGCTGCGGGCCCCCGGTGGCCTGGCGCGGCGCCTGGTGACGCCGATGATGGTCACCTGGGCGATCGGGCTGTTCCTGTTCGCGATCGCCTTCGGGTCCCTGGCCTCCTCTCTCGAGGACATGGTCGAGCAGATCCCGACGATCGGGGAGTTCGCCCCGATCGACGTCGACGACCTCACCCGGTCGTTCACCGGGTACATCCTGCTGATGCTCGCCCTGGGGCCCGTCGGCCTGATCGTCTCCGGCGTGCTGCGACTGCGGTCCGAGGAGCAGGAGGGGCGTATGGCCGGGACGCTGCTGGCCGGCATCGGGCGGATCACCGTCGCCCTGCGCTGGGTGGTCGTGGTGACGCTGGAGGTGTTCGCCCTGCAGGTGCTCCTCGGGCTCGGCACGGGGATCGGGGTGTGGCAGGCGACGGGGGAGACCTCCTGGATCGGGGAGTCGACCCTCGCCGCCCTCGCGTACCTTCCCGCGATCGCCTTCACGGGCGCGCTGACCCTGGCGCTGTACGGGCTGCGGGTGCGCCTGGCCGGCCTCGCCTGGCTGATGGTGATCTGGGCCGCGCTGGACACCTTCCTCGGTGACCTGCTGCAGCTGCCCCAGTGGGCGCGGAACCTCTCGGTGCTCCACCACGTGCCGGCCGTGCCCGACGCGGACCTGGAGGTGACCCCGCTGGCCGTGATGGCGGCGCTGGCCGTGCTGCTCACGGTGGTGGGGCTGGGAGCGCTGCGACGGAGGGACCTCGTGGCGGGGTAG
- a CDS encoding ABC transporter ATP-binding protein has translation MTTTDATASTTSTTDAAVVVRDLTKTFGATRALDAFSLTVPTGQVTGFLGPNGAGKSTTIRILLGLLKATSGTAEVLGMDPWSHAVQIHHRLAYVPGDTNLWPNLTGGEAIDVLTSSERGSAHRRRREELIERFELDPTKRCRTYSKGNRQKVALVAALSRDVDLYVMDEPTSGLDPLMEAIFTDEVSRLRTAGRTVLLSSHILAEVEKLCDTVTIIRAGRDVESGTLAQLRHLTRSTVAATTTADAGVLQGTEGVHDLVAEGGRIRFDVDDAAVHDVLPVLSRMEATSLTITPPSLEDLFLRHYGDELEPGEDVAEDRSR, from the coding sequence ATGACCACCACCGACGCCACCGCATCGACCACCTCGACCACGGACGCGGCCGTCGTCGTCCGCGACCTCACCAAGACCTTCGGCGCCACCCGCGCGCTGGACGCCTTCTCGCTGACCGTGCCCACCGGCCAGGTCACCGGGTTCCTGGGCCCCAACGGCGCCGGGAAGTCCACCACCATCCGCATCCTGCTCGGCCTGCTGAAGGCCACCTCGGGAACTGCCGAGGTGCTGGGGATGGATCCGTGGTCCCACGCCGTGCAGATCCATCACCGTCTCGCCTACGTCCCCGGCGACACCAACCTGTGGCCGAACCTGACCGGGGGAGAGGCCATCGACGTGCTCACCTCCTCCGAGCGAGGATCGGCGCACCGGCGCCGTCGCGAGGAGCTCATCGAGCGCTTCGAACTGGACCCCACCAAGCGCTGCCGCACCTATTCCAAGGGCAACCGGCAGAAGGTGGCCCTGGTCGCGGCCCTCTCCCGGGACGTCGACCTCTACGTCATGGATGAACCCACCTCCGGGCTGGATCCTCTGATGGAGGCGATCTTCACCGACGAGGTCAGCCGCCTGCGCACCGCCGGGCGCACGGTGCTGCTGTCCAGCCACATCCTGGCGGAGGTCGAGAAGCTCTGCGACACGGTCACCATCATCCGCGCGGGTCGCGACGTCGAGAGCGGGACGCTCGCCCAGCTGCGTCACCTCACCCGCTCCACCGTCGCCGCGACCACCACGGCCGACGCCGGCGTGCTGCAGGGGACCGAGGGGGTGCACGACCTCGTCGCCGAGGGCGGACGGATCCGCTTCGACGTCGACGACGCGGCGGTCCACGACGTGCTGCCCGTCCTGTCCCGGATGGAGGCCACCAGCCTCACGATCACCCCACCCTCTCTCGAGGACCTGTTCCTGCGTCATTACGGCGACGAGCTGGAGCCGGGCGAGGACGTCGCCGAGGACCGCTCACGATGA
- a CDS encoding TetR/AcrR family transcriptional regulator produces MADPIPADERILQAALRRFAVDGLSAPLRRVAEDAGVSAGLIIHHYGSREKLLEACDQRTLEVTRTEKSGLLAGGSGELLAQLAQAEQYAPVVGYVLRRLQAGGPLAIQLVEDFATSAVDYLADGERAGTITPSRDPQGRAEVLMEMALGALLLQLPAQREQLDLEELPAWLRKYTQRIIGPLLEIYTIPLLTDRSLLDAYLATTAGPDPTPSPPTTGERP; encoded by the coding sequence ATGGCCGATCCGATCCCCGCCGACGAGCGGATCCTGCAGGCCGCACTGCGCCGCTTCGCGGTCGATGGTCTGAGCGCACCGCTGCGCCGGGTGGCCGAGGACGCCGGGGTCAGCGCCGGACTGATCATCCATCACTACGGATCCCGCGAGAAGCTGCTCGAGGCCTGCGACCAGCGGACCCTGGAGGTCACCCGGACGGAGAAGTCCGGTCTGCTCGCGGGCGGCTCCGGAGAGCTCCTGGCCCAGCTCGCGCAGGCCGAGCAGTACGCCCCGGTCGTCGGGTACGTGCTGCGCCGCCTCCAGGCCGGCGGCCCGCTCGCGATCCAGCTCGTCGAGGACTTCGCCACGAGCGCTGTCGACTATCTCGCCGACGGCGAGCGCGCCGGGACCATCACCCCCAGCCGCGACCCGCAGGGCCGGGCCGAGGTCCTCATGGAGATGGCCCTCGGCGCGCTGCTGCTGCAGCTCCCGGCCCAGCGCGAGCAGCTGGACCTCGAGGAGCTGCCCGCCTGGCTGCGGAAGTACACCCAGCGGATCATCGGGCCCCTGCTCGAGATCTACACGATCCCGCTGCTGACGGACCGTTCGCTGCTCGACGCCTACCTCGCCACCACCGCCGGACCCGACCCCACGCCCTCACCACCGACGACCGGGGAGAGACCATGA
- a CDS encoding sensor histidine kinase, translating to MSEQQARAEGPGDPGSPGAPAVPGAGAAPDASSAPGAPRDPADAGALETDLPLTPFAASLRWAVHALVYLMVMLVTGLALAPPSSADGWITVALLALFTAVYSLGARRALRHRAGPEGSWSALTYLAPSIVIWACTFAVGPDAVWVAFGLDFAVLYALPLVGGLITLAIVTAIGVLGYSEWSFDPMPGEVAGPVIGALVALAVVVTVRALQREVDRRTRLARQLAAARDTIAEQTRAATQAAERDRIASELHDTVAQSNLSIHLLLDAATAALERQETEEAGALVQEARAAAARTGMQTRRFVDAAEVEVPSGGALREELQRLVADAATAGRTRIDLRDEVDDDELEALPRSTARALLRLVESLLANVIQHADASRTMATLGLHEHELLLDVVDDGRGFDPELVAGFGLRSARARAASVGGRMLIESAPGSGTAIQVVLPLPHEPDPAPPDGSVPPDGSAPHDTSVPPTSEEPP from the coding sequence ATGAGCGAGCAGCAGGCGAGGGCCGAGGGCCCGGGAGATCCGGGAAGCCCCGGGGCCCCGGCTGTTCCGGGCGCCGGGGCGGCCCCCGATGCTTCGTCGGCTCCCGGGGCCCCGCGCGACCCGGCCGACGCGGGGGCTCTGGAGACGGACCTCCCCCTGACTCCCTTCGCCGCCTCGTTGCGCTGGGCGGTCCATGCCCTCGTGTACCTGATGGTGATGCTGGTGACCGGGCTCGCCCTCGCGCCTCCGTCCTCGGCCGACGGCTGGATCACGGTGGCGCTGCTGGCGCTGTTCACGGCCGTCTACTCCCTCGGCGCCCGCCGCGCACTGCGCCATCGGGCCGGGCCCGAAGGGTCCTGGAGCGCCCTGACCTATCTCGCGCCCAGCATCGTGATCTGGGCCTGCACCTTCGCTGTCGGGCCCGATGCCGTGTGGGTGGCCTTCGGCCTGGACTTCGCGGTGCTCTACGCGCTGCCGCTGGTCGGGGGTCTGATCACCCTCGCGATCGTCACCGCGATCGGCGTGCTCGGATACAGCGAGTGGTCCTTCGACCCCATGCCCGGCGAGGTGGCCGGCCCCGTGATCGGGGCGCTGGTCGCCCTCGCCGTCGTCGTCACGGTCCGAGCCCTGCAGCGGGAGGTGGACCGGCGCACCCGATTGGCGCGCCAGCTCGCCGCCGCGCGCGACACCATCGCCGAGCAGACCCGTGCGGCGACCCAGGCCGCCGAACGCGATCGCATCGCCAGCGAGCTGCACGACACGGTCGCCCAGTCGAACCTCTCGATCCACCTGCTGCTGGACGCGGCCACGGCCGCGCTCGAGCGCCAGGAGACCGAGGAGGCCGGCGCCCTGGTGCAGGAGGCCCGGGCGGCCGCCGCCCGCACCGGCATGCAGACCCGCCGCTTCGTCGATGCCGCAGAGGTGGAGGTCCCCTCCGGGGGCGCGCTGCGCGAGGAGCTGCAGCGCCTGGTGGCGGATGCGGCCACGGCCGGGCGCACCCGGATCGACCTGCGCGACGAGGTCGACGACGACGAGCTGGAGGCGCTGCCGCGCAGCACCGCCCGCGCCCTGCTGCGCCTGGTCGAGTCCCTGCTGGCCAATGTCATCCAGCACGCCGACGCCTCGCGCACCATGGCCACCCTCGGACTCCACGAGCACGAGCTGCTGCTGGACGTCGTCGACGACGGCCGCGGCTTCGACCCGGAGCTGGTGGCGGGCTTCGGACTGCGCTCGGCGCGGGCGCGCGCCGCATCCGTCGGAGGCAGGATGCTCATCGAGTCCGCCCCCGGCAGCGGCACGGCCATCCAGGTGGTGCTGCCGCTGCCGCACGAGCCCGACCCCGCCCCGCCCGACGGATCAGTCCCGCCCGACGGATCCGCTCCGCACGACACCTCCGTTCCCCCCACCTCTGAGGAGCCCCCATGA
- a CDS encoding response regulator, translated as MIRVLLADDHAIVRRGLIAVLGAESEVEVIGEAATPQEAVLLARSTAPDVVLLDLQFGVGQKRGTDVIPALRQASSQPAVLVLTTYDNDQDVTAAMDAGAAGYLLKDSPAEELVAAVQRARSGAGAVDPRISQRLRERQADTTLSAREMEVLTRVAAGRTNAQIASDLFLSQATVKTHLVHVFDKLGVTSRTEAVARARARGILRPE; from the coding sequence ATGATCCGAGTGCTGCTGGCCGACGACCACGCGATCGTGCGCCGAGGCCTGATCGCCGTGCTCGGCGCGGAGAGCGAGGTGGAGGTCATCGGGGAGGCGGCGACGCCACAGGAGGCGGTGCTGCTGGCCCGCTCGACCGCACCGGACGTGGTGCTGCTGGACCTCCAGTTCGGAGTCGGCCAGAAGCGCGGCACCGACGTCATCCCCGCCCTGCGGCAGGCCTCCTCGCAACCCGCCGTGCTCGTGCTGACCACCTACGACAACGACCAGGACGTCACCGCCGCGATGGATGCCGGGGCCGCCGGATATCTGCTGAAGGACTCCCCCGCCGAGGAGCTGGTGGCCGCCGTGCAGCGCGCCCGCAGCGGGGCCGGGGCCGTGGACCCGCGGATCTCCCAGCGGCTGCGGGAGCGCCAGGCGGACACCACGCTCAGCGCGCGGGAGATGGAGGTGCTCACCCGCGTCGCGGCCGGGCGCACGAACGCTCAGATCGCGAGCGACCTGTTCCTCTCCCAGGCCACGGTGAAGACGCATCTGGTGCACGTCTTCGACAAGCTCGGCGTCACCAGCCGCACCGAAGCGGTGGCGCGGGCACGGGCCCGAGGGATCCTGCGCCCGGAATGA
- a CDS encoding bifunctional [glutamine synthetase] adenylyltransferase/[glutamine synthetase]-adenylyl-L-tyrosine phosphorylase, giving the protein MATEPPTTTGALARLGFSRTDRVQRFLDEPVLAALGKGAIQHLGATADGDDAVLGLLRLAESAQESGQQALMDDFLASVGTRGSHGDRLIRLLGTSVALGDFLARHPESLEALREGDDDLTVSAADVRETLLRAVGADPSASVPVADEGAREMRDALRVAYHERLVLIAAADVLAPDPTALQPQVSAALSDLADAALDAAAAIARAAVTGHEKIRWAVIALGKTGARELNFLSDVDVMHVIAPAPGYGGEAGQESQDGEGGTADEDGVVDEEELVALGSALARELARAASDRTGEGSLWQVDANLRPEGKDGPLVRTLDSYRRYYDQWAHSWEFQALLKARAAAGDVALGRDFEEMVEPWVWQASTRDSFVEDTRAMRRRVVAHIPRGEVDRNIKLGPGGLRDVEFTVQLLQMVHGRTDSRLQSRSTLESLARLGEGGFISRDHVVEMDEAYRFLRCIEHRLQLHRMRRTQVLPTSGADLRRLARTMGLTQDQFHQRYNRTRRRVRQLHEEIFYRPLLVTASQLSDGQISLTPESATARLAAIGYRDGARALSHISALTEGISRRAKIQRQLLPAMLEWFADGIDPDLGLLSFRRLSDTIGSAHWYLGLLRDSGLAAKRLTRVLAASRFVGEQLEQIPEAVRWLARDELLRPLDRDVLGREFLAVISRVDSVEVARDVLRRSRSRELLRIALAHLTGVATPAQVSRALTDLAEAVLEAGLLVAFHVVAREREVVDDDAETLDEIDEVDVDTAERLRERRTDPARALGIEMAILAQGSFGAREMGYASDADVQFLVLDRGAGSSAGEIAIAVATQTQRILNAPAAGTDMKVSADLRPEGKIGPLARSLEAWTDYYRRDAQTWEKQALLRARPVVASAAVAEQLIEEMDRHRYPAGGLDESSRREIVRMKARIESERLPRNADPSRHLKLGRGGMTDVEWCAQILAMDHGHEVEGMRTTHTLTQLEAAAEAELLTARERDELTEAWGLAWQVRRCLFLWKRREGDVLPSDRTELLALAWLIDGDDTSASDLEERYLRLTRRARMIAERLIFDGEE; this is encoded by the coding sequence ATGGCGACGGAGCCGCCCACCACCACCGGTGCCCTCGCGCGCCTGGGATTCAGCCGCACCGACCGGGTCCAGCGATTCCTGGACGAGCCGGTGCTCGCCGCCCTCGGGAAGGGGGCGATCCAGCACCTCGGGGCGACGGCCGACGGGGACGACGCGGTGCTCGGCCTGCTGCGCCTGGCGGAATCCGCCCAGGAATCCGGGCAGCAGGCGCTGATGGACGACTTCCTGGCGTCGGTCGGGACCCGCGGCAGCCACGGCGACCGGCTGATCCGCCTGCTGGGCACCTCGGTCGCGCTCGGCGACTTCCTCGCCCGTCATCCCGAGAGCCTCGAGGCGCTGCGGGAGGGGGACGACGACCTGACCGTCAGCGCCGCCGACGTCCGCGAGACGCTGCTGCGCGCCGTCGGGGCGGACCCGTCGGCCTCCGTCCCCGTCGCCGACGAGGGCGCGCGCGAGATGCGCGATGCCCTGCGGGTCGCCTACCACGAACGCCTGGTGCTGATCGCGGCGGCCGACGTCCTCGCTCCCGATCCCACCGCGCTGCAGCCCCAGGTCTCGGCCGCGCTCAGCGACCTCGCCGATGCGGCCCTCGATGCCGCCGCGGCGATCGCCCGTGCCGCGGTGACGGGCCACGAGAAGATCCGATGGGCCGTGATCGCGCTGGGCAAGACCGGGGCTCGGGAGCTGAACTTCCTCTCCGACGTCGACGTCATGCACGTCATCGCCCCGGCCCCGGGGTACGGCGGCGAGGCCGGTCAGGAGAGCCAGGACGGTGAGGGCGGCACGGCCGACGAGGACGGCGTCGTGGACGAGGAGGAGCTGGTCGCCCTGGGCTCCGCGCTGGCCCGGGAGCTGGCCCGCGCCGCCTCGGACCGCACCGGCGAGGGATCTCTGTGGCAGGTCGATGCGAACCTGAGGCCCGAGGGAAAGGACGGGCCGCTGGTGCGCACCCTGGACTCCTACCGCCGCTACTACGACCAATGGGCCCACTCCTGGGAGTTCCAAGCCCTGTTGAAGGCCCGCGCCGCCGCCGGGGACGTGGCCCTCGGCCGCGACTTCGAGGAGATGGTCGAGCCGTGGGTGTGGCAGGCCTCGACCCGGGACAGCTTCGTCGAGGACACCCGGGCGATGCGCCGCCGCGTGGTCGCCCACATCCCGCGCGGCGAGGTCGACCGCAACATCAAGCTCGGCCCCGGCGGCCTGCGCGACGTCGAGTTCACCGTGCAGCTGCTGCAGATGGTCCACGGCCGCACGGATTCCCGTCTGCAGAGTCGGTCCACCCTGGAGTCCCTGGCACGGCTGGGGGAGGGCGGGTTCATCTCCCGCGACCATGTCGTCGAGATGGACGAGGCCTACCGGTTCCTGCGCTGCATCGAACACCGCTTGCAGCTGCACCGGATGCGACGCACCCAGGTGCTTCCCACCTCGGGGGCGGACCTGCGGCGACTCGCCCGCACGATGGGGCTGACCCAGGACCAGTTCCATCAGCGCTACAACCGCACCCGGCGCCGGGTGCGTCAGCTGCACGAGGAGATCTTCTACCGCCCGCTGCTGGTGACCGCCTCGCAGCTGTCCGACGGCCAGATCTCGCTGACCCCCGAATCGGCCACGGCCCGCCTGGCCGCGATCGGGTACCGCGACGGCGCCCGGGCGCTCAGCCACATCTCGGCGCTGACCGAGGGCATCTCGCGGCGTGCGAAGATCCAGCGCCAGCTGCTGCCGGCCATGCTGGAGTGGTTCGCCGACGGGATCGACCCCGACCTCGGCCTGCTCTCCTTCCGCCGCCTGTCGGACACCATCGGCTCGGCCCACTGGTACCTGGGGCTTCTGCGCGACTCCGGCCTGGCGGCCAAACGCCTCACCCGGGTCCTGGCGGCCAGCCGCTTCGTCGGCGAACAGCTCGAGCAGATCCCGGAGGCGGTGCGCTGGCTGGCCCGCGACGAGCTGCTGCGGCCGCTGGACCGGGACGTGCTGGGCCGCGAGTTCCTGGCCGTGATCTCGCGGGTGGACTCCGTGGAGGTCGCCCGGGACGTGCTGCGCCGCTCCCGCAGCCGCGAGCTGCTGCGCATCGCGCTGGCGCACCTGACCGGCGTGGCCACACCCGCGCAGGTCTCTCGCGCGCTGACGGATCTCGCCGAGGCCGTGCTCGAGGCCGGGCTGCTGGTCGCCTTCCACGTCGTGGCCCGGGAGCGGGAGGTGGTCGACGACGACGCGGAGACCCTCGACGAGATCGACGAGGTCGACGTCGACACCGCCGAGCGGCTGCGCGAGCGGCGCACGGATCCGGCCCGCGCCCTCGGCATCGAGATGGCCATCCTCGCCCAGGGCAGCTTCGGGGCCCGAGAGATGGGATACGCCTCCGACGCCGACGTGCAGTTCCTGGTGCTCGACCGCGGCGCCGGCAGCAGCGCCGGGGAGATCGCGATCGCGGTGGCCACCCAGACCCAGCGGATCCTCAACGCTCCCGCCGCCGGCACCGATATGAAGGTCAGTGCCGATCTGCGCCCGGAGGGGAAGATCGGCCCGCTGGCCCGCAGCCTCGAGGCCTGGACCGACTACTACCGGCGCGATGCCCAGACCTGGGAGAAGCAGGCGCTGCTGCGGGCCCGCCCGGTGGTGGCCTCGGCCGCCGTCGCCGAGCAGCTGATCGAGGAGATGGACCGCCACCGGTATCCCGCCGGCGGGCTGGATGAGTCCTCGCGCCGGGAGATCGTGCGGATGAAGGCGAGGATCGAATCGGAACGGCTGCCGCGCAACGCGGATCCCTCCCGCCATCTGAAGCTGGGTCGCGGCGGCATGACCGACGTCGAATGGTGCGCGCAGATCCTCGCGATGGACCACGGCCACGAGGTCGAGGGCATGCGCACCACCCACACGCTGACCCAGCTCGAGGCCGCCGCGGAGGCGGAGCTGCTCACCGCCCGCGAGAGGGACGAGCTCACCGAGGCCTGGGGTCTGGCCTGGCAGGTGCGCCGCTGCCTGTTCCTGTGGAAGCGGCGCGAGGGCGATGTGCTGCCCTCGGACCGCACCGAGCTGCTCGCCCTCGCCTGGCTGATCGACGGGGACGACACCTCCGCCTCCGATCTCGAGGAGCGGTACCTGCGCCTGACCCGTCGAGCCCGAATGATCGCCGAACGCCTCATCTTCGATGGGGAGGAGTGA